In Maridesulfovibrio sp., a single genomic region encodes these proteins:
- the ilvD gene encoding dihydroxy-acid dehydratase has protein sequence MRSKKMTGGLEKAPHRSLLYALGMSKDEVSRPLIGICNAANEVIPGHVHLNTITRAVKDGVRLAGGVPMEFPAIGVCDGLAMNHAGMRYSLPSREIIADSIEIMATAHPFDALVLIPNCDKIVPGMLMAALRLNIPTIVISGGPMLAGRKEGNKVDLITVFEGVGQVKAGNMTEDELSVLEQSACPTCGSCSGMFTANSMNCLSETIGLALPGNGTIPAVMAERVRLAKEAGAQIMTLLEKDIRPRDIVTEKSLKNAVTMDMALGCSTNTVLHLPAIFSEAGLKLDLTIFDEISRSTPNLCKLSPAGPNHIEDLNSAGGIPGVMAELAKSGRINLDVMTVTGKTVGENLKALNAGVKNYEIVRPIDDPYSKEGGIAVLFGNIAKDGCVVKQSAVAPEMMKRTCNAKVFNSEEEAVEAILGNKIVKGDAVVILYEGPKGGPGMREMLTPTSAIAGMGLGADVALITDGRFSGGTRGAAIGHVSPEAASGGAIGLVQTGDTIEIDIPGRSINLLVDEAELEKRKAAFKPIQKELPSAFLKRYSENVTSASTGAVYKK, from the coding sequence ATGAGAAGTAAAAAAATGACTGGAGGGCTGGAAAAAGCCCCGCATCGTTCCCTGCTGTATGCTCTTGGTATGTCCAAGGACGAGGTAAGCCGTCCTCTGATCGGTATCTGCAACGCTGCCAACGAAGTTATTCCCGGCCATGTGCATCTGAATACCATTACCCGTGCGGTAAAGGACGGTGTTCGTCTTGCCGGCGGTGTTCCCATGGAATTCCCGGCTATCGGCGTCTGTGACGGTCTGGCAATGAACCATGCCGGTATGCGTTATTCGCTGCCCAGCCGCGAAATTATCGCAGACTCCATCGAGATCATGGCTACAGCCCATCCTTTTGACGCGCTGGTGCTCATCCCGAACTGTGACAAGATCGTACCGGGTATGCTCATGGCTGCTCTGCGCCTGAATATCCCCACCATCGTTATCAGCGGCGGGCCCATGCTGGCCGGACGCAAGGAAGGAAACAAGGTCGACCTGATCACCGTTTTCGAAGGCGTAGGACAGGTTAAGGCCGGAAATATGACCGAAGACGAACTTTCCGTACTGGAACAGAGCGCCTGCCCCACCTGCGGGTCCTGTTCCGGCATGTTCACGGCCAACTCCATGAACTGCCTTTCCGAAACAATCGGTCTGGCCCTGCCCGGCAACGGAACCATCCCCGCTGTCATGGCCGAGCGCGTGCGCCTTGCCAAGGAAGCCGGTGCGCAGATCATGACTCTGCTGGAAAAGGATATCAGACCGCGTGATATCGTCACCGAAAAGAGCCTGAAGAACGCCGTGACCATGGATATGGCGCTGGGTTGCTCCACCAACACGGTTCTGCACCTGCCCGCCATTTTCAGCGAAGCCGGACTCAAGCTCGACCTGACCATATTCGATGAAATCAGCCGCAGCACTCCGAACCTGTGCAAGCTTTCTCCGGCCGGTCCCAACCACATTGAAGACCTGAACAGCGCCGGCGGAATACCGGGAGTCATGGCCGAACTTGCAAAGAGCGGACGCATCAACCTTGACGTTATGACCGTTACCGGAAAGACCGTTGGTGAAAACCTCAAGGCTCTTAATGCCGGGGTCAAGAACTACGAAATCGTACGTCCGATTGATGATCCGTACAGCAAGGAAGGCGGTATCGCTGTCCTGTTCGGAAACATTGCCAAGGACGGATGTGTCGTCAAGCAGTCCGCCGTGGCTCCGGAAATGATGAAACGCACCTGCAATGCCAAGGTTTTCAACTCCGAAGAAGAAGCAGTTGAAGCCATTCTCGGCAACAAGATCGTCAAAGGCGATGCAGTGGTCATTCTTTACGAAGGACCCAAGGGCGGACCGGGCATGCGCGAAATGCTGACCCCCACCTCGGCCATTGCCGGCATGGGACTCGGCGCTGACGTTGCGCTCATTACCGACGGACGTTTCAGCGGCGGAACCCGCGGCGCAGCCATCGGGCACGTTTCTCCGGAAGCCGCTTCCGGCGGAGCCATCGGTCTTGTGCAGACCGGCGATACCATAGAGATCGACATCCCCGGACGTTCCATCAATCTTCTGGTGGACGAGGCCGAACTGGAAAAACGCAAGGCAGCGTTCAAGCCGATTCAAAAGGAACTGCCTTCCGCATTCCTCAAACGTTACAGCGAAAATGTTACCTCGGCCTCCACTGGTGCCGTGTATAAAAAATAG
- a CDS encoding permease-like cell division protein FtsX translates to MLAVFFRLVGRGIRDLGLHPWANIFTLVAVTMVSLLAGMFMLALHNVNQELLKSRGQVEIQIFWKPGSPLADIEKQWADLETIEGLRDIRTFTPENALKQLSGALSDSGDFSWLGADSNPLPPTALLSFSVEPSLKNERWAANLLRKLKGLPFVDKVHYNPLQIDLARGWINLAQSVVWPVIGFLGFVVALVVGNTMRLSLMTRLDEIEILYLVGAKQWFIRLPLLTGGALLGLLGSSIALGMLYGAQQIFSDILNFPPLFLKIGFLPPEQCAILLGTVTFIGMLSSFVAVRN, encoded by the coding sequence TGGTCGGACGCGGTATACGCGACCTCGGCCTGCATCCATGGGCCAACATTTTCACTCTGGTTGCGGTAACCATGGTTTCCCTGCTGGCCGGAATGTTCATGCTGGCCCTGCACAACGTCAATCAGGAACTGCTCAAATCAAGGGGGCAGGTGGAAATACAGATTTTCTGGAAGCCGGGCTCTCCGCTTGCGGATATTGAAAAACAATGGGCCGATCTGGAAACAATTGAGGGACTCAGGGATATACGTACGTTTACTCCGGAAAACGCCCTTAAACAATTGTCCGGGGCTCTCAGTGATTCCGGGGATTTCTCCTGGCTGGGGGCCGACAGCAATCCCCTGCCGCCGACCGCGCTGCTTTCCTTTTCAGTTGAGCCGAGCTTAAAAAATGAACGCTGGGCCGCAAATCTGCTGCGGAAACTAAAAGGACTTCCCTTTGTGGACAAGGTTCATTACAATCCGCTCCAGATCGACCTTGCGCGTGGCTGGATAAATCTGGCCCAATCGGTTGTCTGGCCCGTTATCGGTTTTCTGGGATTCGTGGTGGCTCTGGTGGTCGGAAATACCATGCGGCTGTCACTGATGACCCGGCTGGACGAGATTGAAATCCTGTACCTTGTGGGTGCAAAGCAGTGGTTCATAAGACTGCCCCTCCTGACCGGAGGAGCCTTGCTGGGCCTGCTGGGAAGCTCCATCGCCCTGGGTATGCTTTACGGGGCCCAACAGATTTTTTCCGACATACTCAACTTCCCGCCCCTGTTCCTGAAAATCGGTTTTTTACCCCCCGAACAGTGCGCAATCCTGCTTGGCACGGTAACCTTCATCGGTATGCTGAGCAGCTTTGTGGCTGTCAGGAACTGA